One segment of Paenibacillus sp. FSL R7-0337 DNA contains the following:
- a CDS encoding AraC family transcriptional regulator, whose amino-acid sequence MSGAFEDKPYPWKKEHTEIPEGLFPINVFHICFPDRSIIPPHWHDHLEWILVTKGRFRVQVGPHSRELVQGELAFVSRPQIHAAYPTEDGSELYAVVYNEALLNGIRDLTELQHIRPLLSGEIRLPAFYGADQPVTRQIRGCIEQIIFSYQSKSPGYELCIKGGLFSSLGLAYPLAEFTAPPSKRDRQETGIQPLLIHLSNHFHEPLTVEEAARICCVTPNYFCHLFKKNTGKTLIEYVNMLRVHEASRLLQLRRYPIQEVAFRVGFTGLTYFGRIFKQHTSMTPSEYASHFQTRS is encoded by the coding sequence ATGAGTGGAGCGTTCGAGGACAAGCCTTATCCATGGAAAAAAGAGCACACGGAAATTCCCGAGGGCCTGTTCCCCATCAATGTATTTCATATCTGCTTTCCGGACCGCAGTATTATTCCGCCTCACTGGCATGACCATCTCGAATGGATTCTCGTGACCAAGGGCCGCTTCCGCGTCCAGGTCGGCCCCCACTCCAGAGAGCTGGTGCAGGGGGAGCTTGCCTTCGTCAGCCGTCCGCAGATTCATGCGGCCTATCCGACAGAGGATGGCAGTGAGCTGTATGCGGTTGTCTACAACGAAGCATTGCTGAACGGTATACGGGACCTGACTGAGCTTCAGCATATCCGGCCGCTGCTCTCCGGTGAAATCAGGCTGCCTGCCTTCTATGGGGCGGACCAGCCGGTTACCCGCCAGATCAGAGGATGCATTGAACAGATTATTTTCAGCTACCAGAGCAAGAGTCCCGGGTATGAATTATGTATAAAAGGCGGCCTGTTCTCTTCCCTGGGTCTGGCTTATCCCCTGGCCGAGTTCACAGCACCGCCTTCCAAAAGAGACCGGCAGGAGACAGGCATCCAGCCCCTGCTGATTCACCTTAGCAACCATTTCCATGAACCGCTGACCGTGGAGGAGGCCGCACGGATCTGCTGCGTAACCCCCAACTACTTTTGTCATCTGTTCAAAAAGAACACCGGCAAGACCTTAATCGAATATGTGAACATGCTGCGGGTGCATGAGGCCAGCCGCCTGCTCCAGCTTCGCCGGTATCCGATTCAGGAGGTGGCCTTCCGGGTCGGCTTCACGGGCCTGACGTATTTCGGAAGAATATTCAAGCAGCATACATCGATGACACCCAGCGAATATGCTTCCCATTTCCAGACCCGGTCTTAA
- a CDS encoding glycoside hydrolase family 43 protein, which translates to MTTQLKQATGKVPPSGNPLVAHRYGADPYALVFENRVYLYMTNDALEYDENGVVKENSYSSINTITVISSADLVNWTDHGPIAVAGPEGAAKWATQSWAPAALHTVIDGKDKFFLYFANNASGIGVLSSDSPVGPWVDPIGEALILRSTPGVEDVTWLFDPAVLLDDDGKGYIYFGGGVPEGQFAEPGTARVMPLGEDMTSVVGSAKVIPAPFMFEDAGIHKWNGVYYYTYCSNFYDGQRPEGSPPAGEIAYMTSEHPMGPWTYQHTILKNPGHFFGVSGNNHHAVFQFHDSWYIAYHAQTLSKAQGIANGYRSTHLNRLTHNEDGSIPEIHADYEGVQQLAALNPYERIPAATMGWSAGVKTEYLAEGGVQAVTDVEHGGWIGLSGVDFGSGAESFQASVLSLEAGGVLELHLNDPAGPVIGKLQVPAEGGAQEWLELKTVVQGAEGVHNLYLVFTAESGKDLFKLAHWQFTPQHN; encoded by the coding sequence ATGACAACTCAACTGAAGCAGGCTACCGGCAAGGTACCGCCAAGCGGCAATCCGCTGGTGGCACACAGATACGGAGCCGATCCTTATGCCCTGGTATTCGAAAACAGAGTCTATCTGTATATGACCAATGATGCGCTGGAGTATGATGAGAATGGTGTGGTGAAGGAGAACTCCTACAGCAGCATTAATACGATTACCGTAATCTCGTCCGCTGACCTGGTGAACTGGACCGATCATGGTCCGATAGCCGTAGCCGGACCGGAGGGTGCAGCGAAGTGGGCAACCCAGTCCTGGGCACCGGCAGCGCTTCATACCGTAATTGACGGCAAGGACAAGTTTTTCCTCTACTTCGCCAATAATGCCAGCGGCATCGGTGTTCTGTCGAGTGACAGTCCGGTAGGTCCATGGGTGGACCCGATCGGGGAGGCACTGATTCTGCGCTCTACACCTGGGGTAGAGGATGTTACCTGGTTGTTCGATCCGGCGGTGCTGTTAGATGATGACGGAAAGGGGTATATCTACTTCGGAGGCGGCGTCCCGGAAGGACAGTTCGCCGAGCCGGGCACAGCACGGGTGATGCCGCTGGGTGAGGACATGACCAGCGTGGTGGGCAGCGCGAAAGTGATTCCGGCCCCGTTCATGTTCGAGGATGCCGGAATCCATAAGTGGAACGGAGTCTACTATTATACCTACTGCTCGAACTTCTATGACGGGCAGCGGCCGGAAGGCAGCCCTCCTGCGGGAGAGATCGCCTATATGACCAGTGAGCATCCGATGGGTCCCTGGACGTATCAACACACGATCCTGAAGAATCCGGGACATTTCTTCGGCGTATCCGGGAATAACCATCATGCGGTCTTCCAGTTCCATGACAGCTGGTATATTGCTTATCACGCCCAGACCTTGTCCAAGGCCCAAGGGATTGCGAACGGCTACCGTTCCACACATTTGAACCGCCTGACTCATAATGAGGACGGTTCCATTCCGGAAATCCATGCGGATTACGAAGGTGTGCAGCAGCTTGCAGCGTTGAACCCGTATGAGCGTATTCCGGCGGCAACGATGGGCTGGAGCGCAGGGGTGAAGACAGAATACCTGGCCGAGGGCGGAGTTCAGGCCGTAACGGATGTGGAGCACGGCGGCTGGATCGGACTATCCGGGGTAGACTTCGGCAGCGGAGCCGAGTCATTCCAGGCATCGGTCCTGAGTCTGGAAGCGGGCGGCGTGCTGGAGCTGCATCTGAATGACCCGGCAGGTCCGGTTATCGGCAAGCTGCAGGTTCCGGCGGAAGGCGGAGCGCAGGAATGGCTGGAGCTGAAGACGGTGGTCCAGGGAGCGGAGGGAGTGCATAACCTCTATCTGGTATTCACAGCAGAGAGCGGTAAGGACTTGTTCAAGCTGGCCCATTGGCAATTCACACCACAGCATAACTAA
- a CDS encoding response regulator has protein sequence MYKVVLADDETIALEGLRTLTDWEELGFEVCGACENGEEALAAIIRSSPDLVITDIRMPEIDGLELIRRVRSLDMEQPVFIVLSGYGEFEYARTAIRYGVRHYLLKPVMDAEWDKVLTDITDELELRLKQTMQQSMLTSRLLPLAIARMLEGHWAEPDEEAAEQMDRLDETATGWTYVHVEGHSSRITELCRELAGPAGAMFIDLPGDQAGLVVESSGAAAGLAEQLYAGLTISGVKGSVSIGPSVRSLRELPVSYREAADAAARHYFYSDECGPVDSASEAEGQVNYTLPSAELIEEIISAVERLQEQKAAEKLGELFSVFKENRTDPGVVQMTGMDIMLRSMELLKEFGGADDQWIGTLDFFRTEPKSLEDLQVTLEKALGSSMNYIRQHKERNSEHPLIRVECFLRDHYAEHLTVKEIAEHFYINPVYLGQAFIKKHGISILEYIHNLRIEAAKQRLVDTQDTVRSIVESVGYVHYHHFLREFEKRTALKPVQFRAQAQGAKK, from the coding sequence ATGTATAAAGTAGTGCTTGCTGATGATGAGACAATTGCCTTAGAGGGACTGCGGACGCTGACTGACTGGGAGGAGCTGGGCTTCGAGGTATGCGGCGCCTGTGAGAACGGGGAGGAAGCGCTGGCTGCCATTATCCGCAGCTCGCCCGATCTTGTGATTACGGATATCCGCATGCCCGAGATCGACGGGCTTGAGCTGATCCGGCGCGTACGCAGCCTTGATATGGAGCAGCCGGTCTTCATCGTGCTTAGCGGCTACGGCGAATTTGAGTATGCCAGAACAGCCATCCGTTACGGGGTAAGACATTACCTGCTGAAGCCGGTCATGGATGCGGAATGGGATAAGGTGCTTACGGACATTACGGATGAGCTGGAGCTGCGCCTTAAGCAGACCATGCAGCAGAGCATGCTGACCAGCCGGCTGCTGCCGCTTGCAATTGCGCGCATGCTTGAAGGGCACTGGGCGGAACCGGATGAAGAAGCAGCTGAGCAGATGGACCGCCTGGATGAGACGGCCACGGGCTGGACGTATGTTCATGTGGAGGGTCATAGCAGCCGGATTACGGAGCTGTGCAGGGAGCTGGCCGGACCGGCTGGTGCGATGTTCATTGATCTCCCCGGGGATCAGGCCGGGCTGGTCGTGGAGAGCTCGGGGGCGGCGGCGGGGCTGGCGGAGCAGCTATACGCCGGGCTGACCATCAGCGGAGTAAAGGGTTCGGTCAGCATTGGACCAAGTGTGCGCTCCCTCCGCGAGCTGCCGGTCTCCTACCGCGAAGCGGCAGACGCTGCGGCCCGCCACTACTTCTATTCGGACGAATGCGGCCCGGTGGATTCGGCCAGTGAAGCTGAGGGACAGGTGAATTACACGCTTCCGTCCGCAGAGCTGATTGAGGAGATTATCAGCGCAGTGGAGCGGCTGCAGGAGCAGAAGGCCGCGGAGAAGCTGGGCGAATTGTTCAGCGTGTTCAAAGAGAACCGGACAGATCCCGGAGTCGTCCAGATGACGGGCATGGATATCATGCTGCGGAGCATGGAGCTGCTGAAGGAATTCGGCGGCGCGGACGATCAGTGGATCGGCACGCTTGATTTTTTCAGAACCGAGCCGAAGTCCCTGGAAGACCTGCAAGTCACCCTGGAGAAGGCGCTGGGAAGCAGTATGAACTATATCCGCCAGCACAAGGAGCGTAACTCCGAGCATCCGCTGATCCGCGTGGAATGCTTCCTGAGAGATCATTATGCGGAGCATCTGACGGTCAAAGAGATTGCAGAGCATTTCTATATTAATCCGGTGTATCTGGGCCAAGCCTTCATTAAAAAGCACGGTATCAGCATTCTTGAGTATATTCATAATCTGCGGATTGAAGCGGCCAAGCAGAGGCTCGTTGACACTCAGGATACAGTCAGAAGCATTGTGGAGAGCGTCGGTTACGTTCACTATCACCATTTCTTAAGAGAGTTCGAGAAACGGACGGCGCTGAAGCCCGTTCAGTTCCGCGCACAGGCTCAGGGAGCTAAGAAATAG
- a CDS encoding sensor histidine kinase, translating to MKNNRKPSAFINDIPLKYKFLFIYLLCVLVPILSINALFYVQISRNVEARERDNLEISVDRVAYDLMQIVNECVAISNTVAADRPYMEMMDYAYPDNEAYYDAYNDSLKDKLRQYSTLHSYISWMGIYTSNPTIQNGNSYFILSYADKQSEWYRKISSSTGKVLLTSYQGTNPLNPPQQEVLVSLIRKLDNFTGQPYTKYLRIDLRLNNVQDLFQKERDYLDFKLLDEKNRVVLDSNRSFSSLDGSALLNVDTSLDQAPKQIVRALSSAAYTKGWRLVGTPEGRKINHEMESALRNSLILLLLTIILPTLLMIVIIRSYNLRVRLLYKHMKQVKYEQFESIDMYEGKDEIGGLIRSFNLMTGKIRNLINDVYKLEIQKKDLELERVRAELKYLESQVDPHFLFNTLNAILVICKKYKYEQVTDVIRNLALIMRRLLSWKDDLITVEEEVSFIEMYLQIEKFRFQNRFSYELDIAPEVLNCRIPKMSIQALVENSCKHGLQSVKWAREIHVSASRNETGLLIVVTDNGKGIEKEKLEWIKSHLETEEDTGQNVGLRNVYKRLMLYYDGRAGFSIESIEYERTVITIQIPEDLSLVPIGEGAHV from the coding sequence ATGAAGAATAACCGGAAGCCATCTGCCTTCATCAATGATATTCCGCTCAAATACAAGTTTTTGTTCATCTACTTACTGTGTGTGCTTGTCCCCATACTTAGCATCAATGCCCTCTTTTATGTGCAGATCAGCCGTAATGTGGAGGCACGGGAGAGGGATAATCTGGAGATTTCGGTAGACCGGGTGGCCTATGACCTGATGCAGATCGTGAACGAATGTGTGGCGATCAGCAATACTGTGGCTGCGGACCGGCCCTACATGGAGATGATGGATTACGCCTACCCGGATAATGAGGCTTATTATGATGCCTATAATGATTCTCTGAAGGATAAGCTGCGGCAGTACAGCACGCTCCACTCCTATATTTCCTGGATGGGCATATATACCTCTAATCCGACCATCCAGAACGGCAACAGCTACTTCATTCTTTCGTACGCGGATAAACAGAGTGAATGGTACCGCAAAATCTCAAGCAGCACAGGTAAGGTGCTGCTCACTTCTTATCAGGGAACCAACCCGCTGAATCCGCCGCAGCAGGAAGTGCTCGTCAGCCTGATCCGCAAGCTGGATAACTTCACGGGCCAGCCCTACACGAAGTATCTGAGGATTGATCTGCGGCTGAACAATGTGCAGGACCTCTTCCAGAAGGAGCGTGACTATCTGGATTTCAAGCTGCTGGATGAGAAGAACCGGGTCGTACTGGACTCGAACCGTTCCTTCTCCTCACTGGATGGCAGTGCCTTGCTGAATGTGGACACCAGCCTTGACCAGGCGCCCAAGCAGATTGTCCGGGCGCTCAGCAGTGCGGCCTACACCAAGGGCTGGCGGCTGGTTGGCACTCCCGAAGGACGTAAGATCAACCATGAGATGGAGAGTGCGCTCAGGAACTCGCTGATTCTGCTCCTGCTGACAATCATCCTTCCCACGCTGCTCATGATCGTCATTATACGTTCCTACAATCTGCGGGTACGGCTGCTCTACAAACATATGAAGCAGGTCAAATATGAGCAATTCGAGAGCATTGATATGTATGAAGGGAAAGATGAGATCGGCGGTCTGATCCGCAGCTTCAATCTGATGACCGGCAAAATCCGCAATCTGATCAATGATGTCTACAAGCTGGAGATTCAGAAGAAGGATCTGGAGCTGGAACGGGTGCGGGCGGAGCTGAAATATCTGGAGAGCCAGGTGGACCCTCATTTCCTTTTTAATACGCTGAATGCGATCCTGGTCATCTGTAAGAAGTATAAATATGAACAGGTTACCGATGTCATCCGCAATCTGGCCCTGATTATGCGCAGGCTGCTCAGCTGGAAGGATGATCTGATTACGGTGGAGGAGGAGGTATCCTTCATCGAGATGTATCTGCAGATTGAGAAGTTCCGCTTCCAGAACCGGTTCTCTTATGAGCTGGATATTGCTCCTGAGGTGCTGAACTGCCGGATTCCCAAGATGAGTATACAGGCTCTGGTGGAGAATTCCTGCAAGCATGGTCTGCAATCGGTTAAATGGGCAAGGGAAATCCACGTGTCCGCTTCGCGGAATGAGACAGGTCTGCTGATTGTGGTGACCGACAACGGCAAAGGAATCGAGAAGGAGAAGCTGGAATGGATCAAGTCCCATCTGGAGACAGAAGAGGATACGGGACAGAATGTCGGCCTCCGCAATGTGTATAAACGCCTCATGCTGTACTATGACGGCAGGGCAGGATTCAGTATTGAGAGCATCGAATACGAACGCACGGTCATTACCATCCAGATTCCCGAGGATTTGAGTCTGGTTCCGATAGGGGAGGGAGCTCATGTATAA
- a CDS encoding glycoside hydrolase family 31 protein — protein MFREENGRLIREYDHERVWIEPWGEHSLRIRASYAEITDEQWALLPAVQTLSHISITPERASIVNGNIRAEITDKGQIFFYNQHGKLLLNETEDTYQLKYGGRELSAIPGSSDFSVKLRLEADPQEKLYGMGQYQHSFLNLKGCSLELTHRNSQISIPFVLSSAGYGFLWHNPAIGQAHFSLNVTEWTAPSTKQLDYWITAGDSPAEIEEAYAKATGTVPMMPDYGMGFWQCKLRYRTQEELLEVAREHKRRGLPLDVIVIDFFHWTNQGDWRFDPEYWPDPEAMVQELQELGIELMVSVWPTVQTESENYKEMLEKGYLLRSDRGVRTQFQFLGQNAIFDATNPEARKFLWGLIKQNYYDKGIKVFWLDEAEPELTVYDHDIYRYHIGSSKQIGNIYPMKYSQTFYDGMAAEGQENIINLVRTAWAGSQRYGALVWSGDIHSSFKVLSIQVRAGLNMAVAGIPWWTTDIGGFHGGNPADASFRELMVRWFQYGAFSPVFRLHGDRSPFVEPTGTRGGGVCGSGSDNEVWSYGDEAYVIFKEFMQMRERLKPYIRGLMEAAHEKGTPPMRPLFYDFPQDPAAWDIEDQYMFGPDLLVAPVLGEGERARKVYLPSGSEWTHVYTGTAYAGGQAIMIDAPLTQIPLFVRDGAVLPVLGGVEE, from the coding sequence ATGTTTCGTGAAGAGAATGGCAGACTAATCAGAGAATATGATCATGAGAGAGTCTGGATAGAGCCTTGGGGAGAGCATTCGCTGCGTATCCGGGCTTCGTATGCGGAGATTACCGATGAGCAGTGGGCACTTCTGCCTGCTGTGCAGACGCTGAGTCATATATCGATTACCCCAGAGCGCGCGAGCATTGTGAACGGGAATATCCGGGCGGAAATAACGGACAAGGGGCAGATCTTCTTCTATAACCAGCATGGCAAGCTGCTCCTTAACGAGACGGAGGATACCTATCAGTTAAAATACGGGGGCAGAGAGCTAAGCGCCATCCCCGGCAGCAGTGACTTCTCCGTGAAGCTCCGGCTGGAAGCGGACCCGCAAGAGAAGCTGTACGGCATGGGGCAGTATCAGCATTCCTTCCTGAATCTGAAGGGCTGCTCGCTGGAGCTGACCCACCGCAACAGTCAAATCAGTATTCCGTTCGTGCTGTCCAGCGCCGGTTACGGGTTCCTGTGGCATAATCCGGCGATCGGACAAGCGCATTTCAGTCTGAATGTGACCGAATGGACAGCTCCGTCCACCAAGCAGCTGGATTATTGGATCACTGCCGGTGACTCGCCTGCCGAGATCGAGGAGGCTTATGCCAAGGCTACGGGAACCGTTCCGATGATGCCGGATTATGGCATGGGGTTCTGGCAATGTAAGCTCCGCTACCGTACGCAGGAGGAATTGCTGGAGGTGGCGAGGGAGCATAAACGGCGGGGGCTGCCGCTTGACGTCATTGTCATTGATTTCTTCCACTGGACGAATCAGGGGGACTGGCGGTTCGACCCGGAATATTGGCCTGATCCTGAGGCGATGGTGCAGGAACTGCAGGAGCTGGGCATTGAGCTGATGGTCTCGGTCTGGCCGACTGTCCAGACGGAGAGCGAGAATTATAAGGAGATGCTGGAAAAAGGGTACCTGCTGCGCTCGGACCGCGGGGTGCGGACCCAATTCCAGTTCCTCGGCCAGAACGCGATCTTCGATGCGACGAATCCGGAGGCCCGCAAATTCCTGTGGGGTCTGATTAAGCAGAATTATTATGACAAAGGGATCAAGGTCTTCTGGCTCGATGAGGCGGAGCCGGAGCTGACGGTCTATGACCATGATATCTACCGCTATCATATCGGCTCCAGCAAGCAGATCGGCAATATCTATCCGATGAAATACAGCCAGACCTTCTATGACGGCATGGCCGCTGAAGGCCAGGAGAATATTATCAATCTGGTCCGTACCGCCTGGGCGGGCAGCCAGCGCTACGGGGCGCTTGTATGGTCTGGAGACATTCACTCCAGCTTCAAGGTGCTCAGCATTCAGGTGCGGGCCGGACTGAATATGGCCGTGGCCGGGATTCCATGGTGGACCACCGACATTGGCGGCTTCCACGGCGGCAATCCGGCAGACGCCTCCTTCCGGGAGCTGATGGTCCGCTGGTTCCAGTATGGTGCGTTCTCTCCGGTATTCAGGCTGCACGGGGACCGTTCACCTTTTGTTGAGCCTACCGGAACACGGGGCGGGGGCGTATGCGGAAGCGGCTCGGATAATGAGGTGTGGAGCTACGGGGATGAGGCGTATGTCATCTTCAAGGAGTTCATGCAGATGCGGGAGCGTCTGAAGCCGTATATCCGCGGACTGATGGAGGCTGCACATGAGAAGGGCACGCCGCCTATGCGTCCATTGTTCTATGATTTCCCTCAGGACCCGGCAGCCTGGGATATCGAGGACCAGTATATGTTCGGTCCCGATCTGCTGGTCGCCCCGGTGCTGGGCGAGGGCGAACGGGCGCGCAAGGTGTACCTGCCGTCCGGCTCAGAGTGGACCCATGTCTATACCGGCACTGCCTATGCCGGCGGACAGGCTATTATGATCGACGCGCCGCTCACGCAGATTCCCTTGTTTGTGCGGGACGGTGCCGTGCTGCCTGTGCTTGGCGGGGTTGAGGAGTAA
- a CDS encoding endo-1,4-beta-xylanase has translation MKQASSEIPALHEMFREAFKIGAAVSTGIIAAQGPFIAKHYNSITAENEMKPALVQPQEGEFTFEAADGIFEFAESHGIGVRGHTLLWHNQTGDWMFQDAEGRACSREQLLARLQTHINTVVGRYRGRAYAWDVVNEAIEDKTDQYLRDTQWLEIIGEDYLRQAFEMAHQADPDALLFYNDYNETDPVKSGKIYKLVRSLLDQNTPIHGIGMQGHWNIYGPSIEEIRNALKLYASLGLKIHITELDLSVFNHDDKRTDLKAPTAEMLKLQEERYAEIFALLLEFRDSIDSVTFWGVADDYTWLDGFPVRGRKNWPFLFDEQKQPKASFARLAELAAPQS, from the coding sequence ATGAAGCAAGCAAGCAGCGAAATTCCTGCATTACATGAAATGTTCCGGGAGGCCTTTAAAATAGGGGCTGCCGTCAGTACTGGCATTATAGCTGCCCAGGGTCCTTTCATTGCCAAGCATTACAACAGCATCACCGCCGAGAATGAGATGAAGCCGGCTCTGGTTCAGCCGCAGGAGGGCGAATTCACCTTCGAGGCTGCGGACGGTATCTTCGAATTCGCAGAGTCGCATGGGATCGGTGTCCGGGGGCATACGCTTTTGTGGCATAACCAGACCGGAGACTGGATGTTCCAGGATGCGGAAGGCAGAGCCTGCAGCAGAGAGCAATTGCTTGCCCGCCTGCAGACCCACATTAACACGGTAGTAGGCCGTTACCGGGGCCGGGCGTATGCCTGGGATGTAGTAAATGAAGCGATTGAGGATAAAACAGACCAGTACCTGCGGGATACGCAGTGGCTTGAGATCATCGGCGAGGATTATCTCCGTCAGGCCTTTGAAATGGCACATCAGGCAGACCCAGACGCGCTGCTGTTCTACAACGACTATAATGAGACCGATCCTGTCAAGAGCGGCAAAATCTACAAGCTTGTACGCAGCCTGCTGGATCAGAATACGCCGATTCACGGGATCGGCATGCAGGGACACTGGAATATCTACGGCCCTTCCATTGAGGAAATCCGCAATGCGCTTAAGCTCTACGCATCACTGGGGCTCAAGATTCACATTACCGAGCTGGATCTCTCCGTGTTCAACCATGACGATAAACGCACGGACTTGAAAGCGCCAACAGCTGAAATGCTGAAGCTTCAGGAGGAGCGTTATGCCGAGATCTTCGCCCTACTGCTGGAATTCAGAGACTCCATTGATTCGGTGACCTTCTGGGGCGTGGCCGATGATTATACCTGGCTGGACGGCTTCCCCGTCCGGGGACGCAAGAACTGGCCGTTCCTGTTCGATGAGCAGAAGCAGCCAAAGGCTTCATTCGCCCGGCTGGCCGAGCTGGCCGCACCGCAATCCTAA
- a CDS encoding glycoside hydrolase 43 family protein — MNTAIITNPVLWADVPDVDVIRVGPVFYMVSTSMHSMPGCPIMKSVNLKDWEIVSYVFDTFEDTPAFRLEDGEGIYGGGSWAASLRCRNGIYYVCFSSNDTDQFYIYQTRDIEHGPWARSVIPDLHHDPALLLDEDGRNYVIYGNGDIRIRELNEDLTGWMSRGTKQLLLEGERQGIMLRMEGCHAHKRDGYYYLFFIEWPAEGNMRRRQLCYRSRELLGPYERKVILDDNLGYENRGVAQGGLVDTEDGDWYAVLFQDHGAVGRVPCVFPVSWENDWPVIGDGGKAPLSFGTKLPADEPKAIVISDEFDYTENRLALQWQWNHNPDNGLWSVTERPGCLRLRTGKAADSVVTARNTLTQRTEGPACSAETMLYLGGMNEGDRAGMVALQSGYGTVEVAAGAQGQFTVDMCIQGDDGVEVVESIPFTGECICLRVDFNFEDGVDEARFFYSGGGEVWHPIGQTLHMKYTLDHFMGYRIGLFNYATRQPGGYADFDYLRYHRQD; from the coding sequence TTGAATACAGCCATCATTACTAATCCAGTACTATGGGCAGATGTCCCGGATGTGGATGTGATCCGGGTCGGTCCAGTGTTCTATATGGTCAGCACCAGCATGCACTCGATGCCGGGCTGTCCGATTATGAAATCGGTGAATCTGAAGGACTGGGAGATTGTGAGTTACGTCTTTGATACCTTCGAGGACACTCCGGCCTTCCGGCTGGAGGACGGCGAAGGGATTTACGGCGGCGGTTCCTGGGCTGCCTCGCTGCGGTGCAGGAACGGAATCTATTATGTATGCTTCTCTTCCAATGATACAGACCAGTTCTACATCTACCAGACCCGGGATATCGAGCATGGACCGTGGGCGCGTTCGGTCATCCCGGATCTGCACCATGACCCGGCGCTGCTGCTGGATGAGGACGGCCGCAATTATGTGATCTACGGCAACGGGGATATCCGCATCCGGGAGCTGAACGAGGACCTGACCGGATGGATGAGCCGCGGAACGAAGCAGCTGCTGCTGGAAGGCGAGCGGCAGGGCATTATGCTGCGGATGGAAGGCTGTCATGCCCATAAGCGTGACGGGTATTATTACCTGTTCTTCATTGAATGGCCGGCAGAGGGCAACATGCGCAGACGCCAGCTATGCTACCGGTCCCGGGAGCTGCTCGGTCCTTATGAGCGCAAGGTTATTCTGGACGATAACCTGGGCTACGAGAATCGCGGTGTAGCGCAAGGCGGGCTGGTCGATACTGAGGACGGCGACTGGTACGCCGTGCTGTTCCAGGATCACGGGGCAGTTGGACGTGTTCCCTGCGTATTCCCTGTGAGCTGGGAGAACGATTGGCCGGTAATCGGGGATGGCGGCAAGGCTCCGCTGAGCTTCGGGACGAAGCTGCCTGCGGATGAGCCGAAGGCGATTGTAATCAGCGATGAGTTCGACTATACGGAGAACCGGCTGGCGCTTCAGTGGCAATGGAACCATAATCCCGATAACGGGCTATGGTCGGTTACCGAGCGGCCGGGCTGTCTGCGGCTGCGTACAGGCAAGGCAGCTGATAGCGTCGTAACGGCGCGCAATACGCTGACCCAGCGGACGGAGGGTCCGGCTTGCAGTGCCGAGACGATGCTGTATCTGGGCGGCATGAACGAAGGTGACCGGGCCGGGATGGTAGCTCTTCAGTCCGGGTACGGCACGGTTGAGGTGGCCGCCGGAGCGCAGGGACAGTTCACCGTGGATATGTGTATCCAGGGTGACGACGGCGTTGAAGTGGTGGAGAGTATCCCGTTCACGGGTGAGTGTATCTGCCTCAGAGTCGATTTCAACTTCGAGGATGGTGTGGACGAGGCCCGGTTCTTCTACTCAGGGGGCGGTGAGGTCTGGCATCCCATCGGGCAGACGCTGCATATGAAATATACGCTCGATCATTTCATGGGCTACCGGATCGGCTTGTTCAATTATGCGACCCGGCAGCCCGGCGGCTATGCCGATTTCGATTATCTCCGTTATCACCGGCAGGATTAA
- a CDS encoding AraC family transcriptional regulator: MPTIHYVEYDAAHPANFVYSIPEGLDAWLLVLTQTPAVFEVDGELKEFPAHSVALYPPGHNIYYRACSRRYVNDWVRFDADESYITESVLPLGSPFSLPDPGYCHQLFQLLTLENSFQNDYRELSIDYLFRLLFNKLSEASQDKLTPQYYNLLELRKTLYSNPGHPWTVSSMAGYLHISTGYLQTIYKSAFGISCMEDVIQCRIRLAKEKLGFGQHKIAEIAALCGYANVEHFCRQFRQLTGFSPRAYRERLASKQPLIRKET, from the coding sequence TACGATGCCGCACATCCGGCCAATTTCGTCTACAGTATCCCCGAAGGACTGGACGCCTGGCTTCTTGTCCTGACCCAGACTCCCGCGGTGTTCGAAGTGGACGGTGAATTGAAGGAATTTCCCGCTCACTCTGTCGCTCTGTATCCTCCAGGGCACAACATCTATTACCGCGCCTGCTCCCGGAGGTATGTCAACGACTGGGTCCGTTTCGATGCGGATGAATCCTATATCACCGAAAGCGTCCTGCCGCTCGGCAGTCCATTCTCCCTGCCCGACCCCGGATATTGCCATCAGCTGTTCCAGCTGCTGACGCTGGAGAACTCGTTCCAGAACGACTACCGGGAGCTGTCCATTGACTACCTGTTCCGCCTCTTGTTCAACAAGCTGTCCGAAGCGTCCCAGGACAAGCTGACGCCACAGTATTATAATCTGCTGGAGCTGCGCAAGACGCTGTACAGCAATCCCGGCCACCCCTGGACCGTATCCTCAATGGCCGGATATCTGCACATCAGCACCGGCTACCTCCAGACCATCTACAAATCAGCCTTCGGCATCTCCTGCATGGAGGATGTCATTCAATGCCGGATTAGGCTGGCCAAGGAGAAGCTGGGCTTCGGCCAGCACAAAATCGCCGAGATCGCCGCTCTCTGCGGCTACGCCAATGTCGAGCATTTCTGCCGCCAGTTCCGGCAGTTGACCGGCTTCTCTCCCCGCGCCTACCGGGAGCGGCTGGCTTCCAAACAACCGCTGATTCGGAAGGAGACGTAG